Proteins from one Ipomoea triloba cultivar NCNSP0323 chromosome 1, ASM357664v1 genomic window:
- the LOC116011165 gene encoding putative ABC transporter C family member 15 has protein sequence MENNDMLQEALLGRDDNNNNNDDEFSKGGIWSGLTFMWLNPLFKKGYGQKLRVEHIPNVPRLDAAHQASFVLEQALTLTPSSLQSAILYSVSKPLAINALFAGTNTIASYIGPMIITSFVKFLSEKHDNSNWQKGLLLSFIFFFAKMVESLAQRQWYFGAHRIGIRVRAALMALTYKKSLTVKHGSVSTGKVINFLNVDVERIGDFFMFIHWIWLLPFQVIFALLILYMNLGAAPSAAAFVATIVVMVSNIPFARRQKQLQTKIMEAKDSRIKATSEILKNMKILKLHSWETAFFNKLLKLRETEKGWLRKYLYTCSAVAFLFWASPTLVSVVTFGVCVVTNTPLTAGTVLSALATFRILQEPIYNLPELISTVVQTKVSVKRMQEFIGEEDQQKLTSYHASDTSEVALEIEPGEYAWEYDDSKKSTIKINDKITIKKGSKVAICGSVGSGKSSLLCSIMGEIPKVSGSSSIKSYGSKALVAQTAWIQTGTIRDNVLFGREMDKTYYDDVVECCALTYDFGMWADGDLTLVGERGINLSGGQKQRVQLARAIYSDSDIYLLDDPFSAVDAKTGAQIFKKCLMESLCSKTVIYATHQLEFLDASDLILVMKDGMIVQSGKYEHLIADSTSELHRHMVAHTRSLNQVDRSQDSSLKQDNNTNDVIEEKEKFDVLTGSDQLFERNQEETETGRVKWKVYSIFLTAAYKGYLVAPVLLCHILFQGLQIASNYWITWGTETEGRMPRAKLLRIFVLLSGGSSIFILGRAVLLSTIAIETAQQLFVQMAKSVFRAPLSFFDSTPSSRILNRSSTDQSTVDTDIPYRLAGLVFALIQLLSIIVLMSQAAWPVFFIFLIIIAISIWYQAYYITTARELARMVGTQKAPVQHHFSESISGVVTIRCFNQEDRLLKKNLSLLDCYSRVAFYNSATMEWLSVRINFLFNLGFLFLLIILVNLPRSAIDPSLAGLATTYALNLNVLQAWVIWNLCNVENKMISVERILQFTNIPSEPPLIVENSRPKAFWPHNGRIEILNLSVQYRPDLPRVLKGITCTFPEGKKIGVVGRTGSGKSTLIHTLFRVVEPAEGCLLIDDVDISKIGLQDLRSRLSIIPQDPTMFQGTVRTNLDPLEQHSDEDIWEVLHKCNLAEILQQDQRFLDAPVAEDGENWSVGQRQLVCLARVLLQKRRILVLDEATASVDTATDNQIQKTIREETSGCTVITVAHRIPTVIDNDLVLVLGDGKVVEYDSPAKLLKDKSSEFSNLVMEFLQRSNKASCSLDLA, from the exons ATGGAAAACAATGATATGCTGCAAGAGGCGTTACTTGGAAGGgacgataataataataataatgatgatgagttttcaaaaggaGGGATTTGGAGTGGGCTTACGTTTATGTGGCTTAATCCTTTGTTTAAGAAAGGGTATGGGCAGAAGCTTAGAGTGGAACATATACCTAATGTTCCCAGATTGGATGCTGCTCATCAAGCTTCTTTTGTGTTGGAACAAGCTCTTACTCTCACGCCCTCTTCCCTGCAATCTGCCATTCTTTATTCCGTCTCCAAGCCTCTTGCAATAAATGCTCTTTTTGCTG GAACCAACACGATAGCTTCCTATATCGGCCCTATGATAATCACAAGCTTTGTGAAGTTCTTGTCAGAAAAGCATGACAATTCAAACTGGCAAAAGGGATTGCTTCTCtcattcatcttcttctttgcaAAGATGGTGGAATCCCTTGCCCAAAGGCAATGGTATTTTGGGGCTCACCGCATTGGGATTAGAGTGAGAGCAGCTCTGATGGCTTTAACCTACAAGAAATCTTTGACAGTTAAGCATGGCAGTGTGAGCACAGGGAAAGTCATTAATTTCCTCAATGTTGATGTGGAGAGGATTGGAGACTTCTTCATGTTCATCCATTGGATTTGGTTACTTCCCTTTCAGGTCATTTTTGCATTGCTGATCTTGTACATGAACTTGGGTGCTGCTCCTTCGGCGGCTGCTTTTGTTGCGACGATTGTTGTGATGGTGAGCAATATCCCGTTTGCCAGAAGGCAGAAACAGCTTCAGACGAAGATCATGGAAGCCAAGGACTCAAGGATTAAGGCTACATCTGAAATCTTAAAGAACATGAAAATCTTGAAGTTACATTCGTGGGAAACTGCGTTTTTTAACAAGCTCCTTAAACTGAGAGAAACCGAGAAGGGCTGGCTAAGAAAATACCTTTATACATGTTCGGCTGTGGCTTTCCTCTTTTGGGCTTCCCCGACTTTAGTTTCAGTTGTGACCTTTGGCGTTTGTGTTGTGACAAACACGCCATTAACAGCGGGCACAGTTCTTTCAGCTCTAGCAACTTTCCGGATTTTACAAGAGCCCATATATAATCTCCCAGAGCTCATCTCCACAGTGGTTCAAACAAAGGTTTCAGTTAAACGGATGCAAGAATTCATTGGAGAGGAAGACCAACAGAAGCTAACCAGCTATCACGCTTCTGACACATCTGAAGTTGCACTTGAAATTGAGCCTGGAGAATATGCTTGGGAGTATGATGATTCCAAGAAATCAACAATTAagataaatgataaaataacaatCAAAAAAGGAAGCAAGGTCGCAATATGTGGTTCAGTTGGTTCTGGCAAATCAAGCTTACTGTGCAGCATCATGGGAGAGATTCCAAAGGTTTCTGGATCATCGAGTATCAAATCATATGGCTCCAAAGCACTAGTTGCACAAACTGCATGGATTCAAACAGGAACTATAAGAGATAATGTGTTGTTTGGCAGGGAAATGGATAAAACATATTATGATGATGTTGTGGAATGTTGTGCTTTAACATATGATTTTGGTATGTGGGCTGATGGGGATCTTACTCTAGTGGGAGAAAGAGGAATAAACTTAAGTGGGGGACAGAAGCAAAGAGTTCAGCTGGCAAGGGCAATTTACAGTGACTCAGACATCTATTTGCTAGACGATCCTTTCAGTGCTGTTGATGCAAAAACCGGGGCTCAGATCTTCAAG AAATGTCTCATGGAAAGCTTATGCAGCAAAACTGTTATTTATGCCACCCATCAGTTGGAATTTTTAGATGCTTCAGACCTCATCTTG GTAATGAAAGACGGCATGATTGTTCAATCGGGAAAATATGAACATTTAATTGCAGACTCAACTAGTGAGCTGCATAGACATATGGTTGCCCACACAAGATCTCTAAATCAAGTGGACCGTTCCCAAGATTCTTCTTTAAAACAAGATAACAATACGAATGATGtaattgaagaaaaagaaaagtttgaTGTTCTCACCGGCAGTGATCAGCTGTTTGAGAGAAATCAGGAAGAGACAGAAACTGGAAGAGTTAAATGGAAAGTATACTCCATATTTCTCACTGCTGCATATAAAGGATATCTTGTTGCCCCTGTCCTTCTGTGCCACATCCTCTTCCAAGGGCTGCAAATTGCAAGCAATTACTGGATTACATGGGGAACAGAAACAGAAGGCAGGATGCCCAGAGCGAAATTGCTCAGGATATTTGTATTGTTATCTGGGGGAAGCTCCATCTTTATCTTGGGAAGGGCAGTTTTGCTTTCGACCATTGCAATTGAGACTGCTCAGCAGCTCTTTGTTCAGATGGCCAAATCAGTCTTTCGAGCACCTTTGTCATTCTTTGACTCCACACCTTCAAGCAGAATTCTCAATCGG TCCTCCACAGATCAAAGCACGGTGGATACAGATATTCCATATAGATTGGCAGGGCTAGTATTTGCACTTATTCAATTACTAAGTATCATAGTTCTTATGTCCCAGGCTGCCTGGCCAGTCTTTTTCATCTTCCTCATCATAATTGCCATCTCCATATGGTATCAG GCATATTACATTACCACTGCTAGAGAACTTGCTAGGATGGTTGGCACTCAGAAAGCTCCAGTTCAACATCACTTTTCAGAATCAATCAGTGGGGTAGTAACAATTCGTTGCTTCAATCAGGAAGACAGATTGTTGAAGAAGAATCTGAGCCTCCTTGATTGCTACTCTCGAGTTGCATTTTACAACTCTGCCACAATGGAATGGCTCAGTGTCCGAATAAACTTCCTCTTCAACCTTGGTTTTCTATTTCTTCTTATCATACTGGTGAACCTTCCAAGATCAGCCATTGACCCCA GCTTAGCAGGATTAGCAACTACATAtgctttaaatttaaatgttctCCAAGCTTGGGTGATATGGAACCTCTGTAATGTTGAAAACAAGATGATTTCTGTTGAGAGAATTCTTCAGTTCACCAATATACCAAGTGAACCACCACTGATAGTTGAAAACAGCAGGCCAAAAGCCTTTTGGCCACATAATGGaagaattgaaattctaaatttaagTGTGCAGTACAGACCTGACCTCCCTCGAGTTCTAAAAGGAATCACCTGCACTTTTCCTGAGGGAAAGAAAATTGGTGTTGTGGGAAGAACAGGAAGCGGGAAGTCTACGCTGATCCACACTCTCTTCAGGGTAGTAGAACCAGCAGAGGGATGCCTTCTGATAGATGACGTAGATATTTCAAAGATAGGTTTGCAAGATCTGAGGTCTAGGTTGAGTATAATACCTCAAGATCCAACTATGTTCCAGGGAACTGTGAGGACAAACCTTGATCCCCTAGAGCAGCACTCTGACGAGGATATTTGGGAG GTTTTGCATAAGTGTAATCTTGCTGAGATACTACAGCAGGACCAGAGGTTCCTCGATGCACCAG TTGCGGAAGATGGAGAAAATTGGAGTGTAGGACAAAGGCAACTTGTGTGCTTAGCTAGGGTGTTACTACAAAAGAGGAGAATATTAGTACTTGATGAGGCTACTGCTTCAGTTGATACAGCAACAGACAATCAGATTCAGAAGACAATAAGAGAAGAAACAAGCGGATGCACAGTCATAACAGTGGCACATCGAATACCCACAGTTATTGACAATGACCTTGTTCTAGTCCTTGGTGATG GGAAAGTTGTTGAATATGATTCTCCTGCCAAACTGCTGAAAGATAAATCTTCCGAGTTTTCTAATTTGGTAATGGAATTCCTGCAAAGATCCAACAAGGCTAGCTGCTCTTTAGATCTAGCTTGA